The genomic region TTTAAAGAAACATTTTCCCGTTGTGGCTCCGGAACGGTAAGTACCCGCGTGGACGAATCGTATGTGACCAAATTATTGGGTTATTTTAAAGCAAGAACCTAGAAATGATAAAGAATAAGTTTTACATACTGCTGTTTCTACTGCTCGGTACTGTGGTTTTCGCACAGCAAAAACCGGTGCAGGCTACGGTCGATTCGACAAAAATCAAAATAGGATCGCAGTTTAACCTGACGTTAAAAACAACGGTCGACAGTACGACGCAGGTCTACTTCCCGGATAGCAAAACATTTGGCTATCTGGAAGTACTGGAATCCTATCCGGTGGATACCATCAAAAAGGCAAACCAATATGAGCTTATCAAAAGATATGGCCTGACGCAGTTTGATACCGGAAAATATACCGTACCGCAATTACCGGTGATCATCAATAACAAACAATTCCTGACCGATTCGCTTGCGATTCAGGTTATGGGTGTAGTGGTCGATACAACCAAACAACAGATGTATGATATCAAACCGGTGATCACGGTTAAAAAGCCCATCAGCAACGTTTGGAAATACAGTATTATTCTGGCTTTGATAATTGGTGCCGGGTTTTTAGTGAATTGGCTGCTAAAACGCTATCAGAACAAAGACAAAAAAGTAGAAGAGATTTATGCGACACCTATTGAAAAAGCAACGAATCTGCTTCAAAATCTGGAGAAAAAAGAGCTTTGGCAAAATGGGGATGTGAAATCCTATTATTCCGAAATGACCGATATTACACGTACTTATATTGAGGAAACCATTCAGGTTCCGGCAATGGAAAGTACGACAGCCGAATTGCTTGCCGCCTTAAAAGAAGCGGTGATCAAAAAGAAAATGGGTATCAAAAAGGATACGTTTGAAACTTTTGAAAAGATCCTTAAAAATGCCGATCTGGTAAAATTCGCCAAATCCAAACCGCTGGATTTCGAAATTGCTTCCGACCGTAAAAATATTGAAGGAATCATCTTTACGATCGAAAAATCCATCCCGAAAGAAGTGGAACAGGCGATTGTAGACGAGCGCTTGCGAAAAGAACGCCTAATCAAACAACAAAAAGTACGCCGCATTCTGATTGCAACAGGGACTAGTCTTGTACTCTTTATTGCGGCATTCACTTACTTCCTGTCGACCGACGGATTGGATTTTGTTAAAGACAAACTTATCGGACACAGTACCAAAGACCTGTTAAAAGGTGAATGGGTAAAAAGTGAATACGGCGAACCATCGGTGATCATCGAAACGCCAAAAGTGCTAAAACGATTTAACGACGAACGCGTTCAGACGAATTTACCGGCTAATATTAAATCGACTCAGAAATTCCTGTACGGAAGTCTGATCGATAATTTTAGCATTGCGATCAATACAACCACGTTTAAAGATTCGCTACAAGCCGATAACGACGCGATTTTGAATGAGAATATTGCCCGTTTTGAAAAAACGGTCGGCGCCAAAGGAATTATCGTTAAAACAGACGACTTTGAAATCAAAGACGGATTTACCGGAAAAAGAGGTTATGGAACCATGACGATCTTTAATCCGGCGAAAAATGAAGACGAACGAATGGAATATCAGATTATTATCTTCTCCCAGAAATTCGGAATACAGGAAATTGCTCTGGTATACCGCGAAGGAGATGAGAATGCAAAAGAAATAGCCGACAGGATTGTGAAATCCATTGAACTTAGAAAAGTAACCGAATGATGAAGAATATCTCTTTTTTACATCCCGAGTTTTTTTGGCTGTTTTTGGTATTGCCAGTGGTAATCGCATGGTATTTCTGGAAAAGAAATAAACAGTCGGCAACCTTAAAAATCAGTTCGGTTAAAGGATTTAAAGGAACAACCTCGATTTTACCAAAGTTAAAACCGTTGTTGTTTGTGCTGCGCCTACTGGCGTTAAGCGCAATGATAGTCGCTCTGGCACGTCCACAGTCGACCGATGTAACCAATAAAACCCGTACGACCAGCGGAATCGATATTGTAATGGCAATCGACGTTTCCGGAAGTATGTTGGCCAAAGATTTAAAACCAAACCGAATGGAAGCGCTGAAACGAGTAGCTTCCGAGTTTGTAAAAGAACGTCCGAACGACCGGATCGGATTGGTGGTGTATGCCGCCGAAAGTTATACCAAAACGCCGGTAACCAGTGATAAAGCCGTGGTGCTTGAAGCTTTAAAAGGGGTGAAGTACGATAACGTATTACAGGACGGAACCGGAATTGGTGTCGGATTGGCAACTGCGGTAAACCGATTAAAAGATAGTAAAGCCAAAAGTAAAGTGGTGATCCTGTTAACCGATGGTGTGAACAATGCCGGGTTTATCGATCCGCGAATGGCGTCCGAAATCGCGAAAGAGTATGGCATTAAAGTTTATACGATCGGAATCGGAACGAACGGTATGGCGGAGTTTCCATATGCGATCGCGCCAAACGGACAGTTTTTGTTCCGTATGATGCAGGTGGAAATCGATGAAAAGCTGATGAAAGAAATCGCAGCAACCACCGATGGAAAATACTTTAGAGCAACCAGTAATAAAAGTCTGGAAAATATCTATAACGAAATCAATAAACTGGAAAAAACCGAAATAGAAGAAATGCGCTATTTCAACTACGATGAGAAATACAGACCGCTTGTATTCCTGGCCTTAGGCTTACTGGTTTTGGAAATTTTATTACGAAAAACTATTTTTAGAAGTTTTATCTGATTATGTGGCAATTTGAAGAACCAAAATATTTTTACCTGTTGGGCGTCATACCGTTTTTGGTAGTCCTTTTCCTGATCAATCTCTATTGGAAACGGAAAAAGCAAAAACAATTCGGTGATCTCGATCTGATTAAAAAATTAAGCCCGGAGAAATCCATTTTTAAACCGGTATTAAAACTGGTGGTGTTACTATTGGCATTGGCGGGAATCATTCTGGCTTTGGTCAACCCGAAAATCGGAACCAAAATGGAAACCGTAAAACGTCAGGGAGTGGACATCGTTTTTGCCGTGGATATTTCTAAAAGTATGCTGGCGGAAGATATTGCACCCAATCGTCTGGAAAAGAGTAAGCAGTTGGTTTCGCAGATTATCAACCAATTGGGAAGTGACCGTATCGGGATTGTAGGCTACGCCGGAAGTGCGTATCCGGTTTTGCCGATTACAACCGATTATAGTGTAGCGAAGATGTACCTGCAAAGTATGAATACCGATATGGTGTCGTCGCAGGGAACTGCATTGTCTGAAGCAATTAAATTGGCAACGTCTTATTTTGACGATCCGCAAACGAGTAAACTAATCGTGTTGATTTCCGATGGGGAAGATCACGGCGACGGTTTTGAAGATGCGGTGGAAGAAGCTCAAAAAAGACGCATCAAAATCCTGACCATTGGTGTCGGAACCGAAAAAGGCGGGCCGATTCCATTGCGAAATCATGGGAAAATTGAAGGTTATAAAAAAGATTCCAAAGGCGAAACCGTAGTAACAAAGTTGTATCCGGAAACCTTGAAAAATATCGCAAAAAGCGCCAGTGG from Flavobacterium sp. WV_118_3 harbors:
- a CDS encoding VWA domain-containing protein, translated to MKNISFLHPEFFWLFLVLPVVIAWYFWKRNKQSATLKISSVKGFKGTTSILPKLKPLLFVLRLLALSAMIVALARPQSTDVTNKTRTTSGIDIVMAIDVSGSMLAKDLKPNRMEALKRVASEFVKERPNDRIGLVVYAAESYTKTPVTSDKAVVLEALKGVKYDNVLQDGTGIGVGLATAVNRLKDSKAKSKVVILLTDGVNNAGFIDPRMASEIAKEYGIKVYTIGIGTNGMAEFPYAIAPNGQFLFRMMQVEIDEKLMKEIAATTDGKYFRATSNKSLENIYNEINKLEKTEIEEMRYFNYDEKYRPLVFLALGLLVLEILLRKTIFRSFI
- a CDS encoding VWA domain-containing protein, giving the protein MWQFEEPKYFYLLGVIPFLVVLFLINLYWKRKKQKQFGDLDLIKKLSPEKSIFKPVLKLVVLLLALAGIILALVNPKIGTKMETVKRQGVDIVFAVDISKSMLAEDIAPNRLEKSKQLVSQIINQLGSDRIGIVGYAGSAYPVLPITTDYSVAKMYLQSMNTDMVSSQGTALSEAIKLATSYFDDPQTSKLIVLISDGEDHGDGFEDAVEEAQKRRIKILTIGVGTEKGGPIPLRNHGKIEGYKKDSKGETVVTKLYPETLKNIAKSASGGYVYGGNTKEVVEFVKNGLDNLEKTDFESQQIADFQSQYQWFLGIALVLLLLDVFLLERKTAWVKKLNLFNEKE